The following proteins are encoded in a genomic region of Geovibrio ferrireducens:
- a CDS encoding OmpH family outer membrane protein: MSKLTALVVAAVLMMSGTAFAKIGVVNFQKVLSTSDSGKSVYNRLKTKAAEFDTELEKLSKEITKLQNDFEKQSNLLTPEAKDKKSAEINRLVREFNGAKKDYSNQLQRIEARYLKDIESEVLTITEKLGKELNYELIVEFQHAGVMYFSDKVDITDIVIERYNKEWNVKK; encoded by the coding sequence ATGAGTAAACTTACGGCTTTAGTTGTTGCAGCGGTTCTTATGATGTCCGGTACGGCGTTTGCCAAAATTGGTGTCGTCAACTTTCAGAAAGTGCTCAGCACTTCGGATTCCGGCAAATCCGTCTACAATAGGCTGAAAACCAAAGCGGCAGAGTTTGACACAGAGCTTGAAAAACTCAGCAAAGAGATTACCAAACTTCAGAATGATTTCGAGAAGCAGTCAAACCTGCTCACTCCTGAGGCGAAAGACAAGAAATCTGCGGAAATCAACAGGCTTGTCAGAGAGTTCAACGGCGCGAAAAAAGACTATTCCAACCAGCTTCAGAGAATAGAGGCGCGTTACCTTAAAGATATAGAGTCAGAAGTACTTACCATTACTGAAAAACTCGGAAAAGAGCTTAACTATGAGCTTATTGTTGAGTTTCAGCATGCCGGCGTTATGTATTTTTCCGACAAAGTGGATATAACTGACATAGTTATCGAAAGGTACAACAAGGAATGGAACGTAAAAAAATAA
- the bamA gene encoding outer membrane protein assembly factor BamA: protein MKKLFINFFFSALILTFAANSYAAVIDLIKIEGNRRVPSETFLRYTVKAGEEFDMNKVSASIKEIFATDLVVDVQVDMRVDDDKLTLVYMIKEKPYVNKVYLEGNINVRETYIREDMISMEGQILDRAKIEENINKIISVYHDEKYYSVSVKADIEDRNNNAVDVFFRIEEGPEARIYDIVFSGNSFFSRKELMKMLSTKEKGFFSWLTGSGKLKQELIEVDVEKIRGEYMKKGFIKVRVGEPEVLVSDDKKKRITLTFRIEEGERFKINTIAFSGNKHRTDKELETVTVLKPGDWFNVEEFQNDIKRLTDRFTEIGYAFANVEPVTNENQDNKTVSVTYRVEENVLVKINRINIRGNADTKDRVIRRELDIAEGDIYDSRRIKSSKKNIEFTDYFEEVRLDERRVDDSSLDLNVGVKDKRTGFFSIGMGYSSVDELMFMLRLQKKNLFGSGYTTDLKAEFASKRTDYTISLTDPWFLDKPITVGIDFYKLKRSYYEYDKYNDGVALRLGHPVIGRRLYATYKLAYENEEISDIDDDASKYIWDQEGEYTTVSFTPILNFRTTNHPVDPTEGNISRVYYKYAGGFLGGDNDYYKTGAETTQFIPLWWKFVGTLHVEGGYLDSTGDGRLPIDERFRLGGIYSVRGYKYGYISPKDDEGYDYGGNKMFVFNAEFVFPIAADQGFKGALFYDAGQVNDTDEDYLSGKFYQGVGIGFRWYSPIGPIRIEYGIPLDRDDGKKGGRWEFSMGGMF from the coding sequence TTGAAAAAGCTATTTATTAATTTTTTTTTTAGTGCACTCATTTTAACCTTTGCGGCAAACTCCTACGCTGCAGTAATAGACCTCATCAAGATAGAAGGAAACAGACGCGTTCCTTCCGAAACATTCCTCAGATACACTGTCAAGGCGGGTGAAGAGTTCGACATGAACAAAGTCAGCGCCAGCATCAAGGAGATCTTCGCAACGGATCTTGTTGTGGATGTTCAGGTTGATATGCGAGTGGATGACGACAAGCTCACTCTCGTGTACATGATCAAGGAAAAGCCTTATGTAAACAAGGTTTACCTCGAAGGGAACATCAATGTCAGGGAAACCTACATAAGGGAAGACATGATCTCCATGGAAGGCCAGATCCTTGACAGGGCCAAGATTGAGGAGAACATAAACAAGATTATCAGTGTTTACCATGATGAGAAGTACTATTCCGTCAGTGTTAAGGCTGATATAGAGGATCGAAACAACAACGCAGTGGATGTGTTCTTCCGAATTGAGGAGGGACCCGAAGCGAGAATTTATGATATAGTATTCTCCGGAAACAGCTTTTTCAGCCGTAAAGAACTCATGAAAATGCTCTCCACGAAAGAGAAGGGCTTTTTCTCATGGCTTACCGGAAGCGGAAAACTCAAGCAGGAGCTTATTGAAGTCGATGTTGAGAAGATCCGCGGCGAATACATGAAGAAAGGCTTTATAAAAGTCCGCGTCGGCGAGCCGGAAGTTCTTGTCAGTGATGATAAAAAGAAACGCATAACCCTTACTTTCCGCATAGAGGAGGGTGAGAGGTTCAAGATAAATACAATCGCCTTCTCCGGCAATAAACACCGCACAGACAAAGAGCTTGAAACTGTAACCGTTCTGAAACCCGGCGACTGGTTCAATGTGGAAGAGTTCCAGAACGACATCAAACGCCTCACCGACCGCTTCACTGAAATAGGCTATGCCTTTGCCAACGTGGAGCCGGTCACAAACGAAAATCAGGACAATAAAACAGTTTCCGTCACATACAGGGTTGAGGAGAACGTTCTCGTTAAAATCAACCGTATAAACATCCGCGGCAACGCCGACACCAAAGACAGGGTAATCAGACGCGAGCTGGATATAGCCGAGGGCGACATCTATGACAGCCGCAGAATAAAGAGCTCCAAGAAAAATATAGAGTTCACCGACTATTTTGAGGAAGTGCGTCTTGACGAGAGAAGGGTTGACGATTCATCACTGGATCTCAACGTGGGCGTAAAAGATAAAAGAACCGGCTTTTTCAGCATAGGTATGGGCTATTCATCCGTGGATGAACTTATGTTTATGCTCCGCCTCCAGAAGAAAAACCTCTTCGGCTCAGGCTACACAACAGACCTTAAGGCAGAGTTCGCAAGCAAAAGGACAGACTACACAATCTCACTCACCGACCCGTGGTTCCTTGATAAACCCATCACTGTGGGTATAGATTTTTACAAGCTTAAAAGAAGCTACTACGAATACGACAAGTACAACGACGGCGTGGCGCTCAGGCTCGGTCACCCAGTAATCGGACGCAGGCTTTACGCCACGTACAAGCTTGCTTACGAGAATGAGGAAATCTCAGATATTGATGATGATGCATCAAAATACATCTGGGATCAGGAGGGGGAATACACCACTGTGAGCTTTACGCCCATCCTCAACTTCAGAACAACAAACCACCCCGTTGACCCCACTGAAGGGAATATCTCCAGAGTATATTATAAATATGCCGGAGGATTCCTCGGCGGCGATAACGACTACTACAAAACAGGTGCGGAAACAACACAGTTTATTCCGCTGTGGTGGAAATTTGTCGGGACCCTGCATGTTGAGGGCGGTTACCTTGACTCCACCGGTGACGGCAGGCTTCCCATTGATGAACGTTTCAGGCTTGGCGGAATCTATAGTGTAAGAGGCTACAAATACGGCTACATTTCTCCGAAAGATGACGAGGGTTACGACTACGGCGGAAATAAAATGTTCGTCTTCAACGCGGAATTTGTTTTCCCCATAGCGGCTGATCAGGGTTTTAAAGGAGCCTTGTTCTATGATGCCGGACAGGTTAACGATACAGACGAGGATTATCTCAGCGGCAAATTCTATCAGGGTGTGGGCATCGGCTTCCGCTGGTACAGCCCCATAGGGCCGATCAGAATAGAGTACGGCATTCCCCTTGACCGTGATGACGGCAAAAAAGGCGGTAGATGGGAATTCTCAATGGGCGGTATGTTCTGA